Below is a window of bacterium DNA.
ATTGTTCCATCAGACCCTATAGCTGGAGAAGGATAGGCAATATCTCCAGTAATAAACTCCCATTTTTTTATTCCATCGGGGTTTATAGCGTAGAATTTATGATCCTTGGATCCTACATAAATTGTTCCATCGGTTCCTATAGCTGGAGAAGATTCAATAATACCTCCGGTAGTAAATTCCCATTTTTTGATAGGAGTTGTTGGTCCATTATAAGAACTTCTACCTGTATGTGTTGGGTCATGGTGAAACATTGGCCAGGGGCTATCAGCTAATCCTTGTGCCTGCAACTCCTCTGGAGTTAATGATGACAAAATTCCAATCAAACTCAGCCCTAAAATCCCCAAAACGATTAAATTCTTTTTAAACATTTTTTCATCAACTCCTTTTTAATTTTTTTGTAAGCGGATTAAACGGATTGATCGGATATGTTTTTTTATCTTTTTATTTATCCGTTTTATCCGCTAAATCCGATTACTAATTTTTTTTCCCTCCATAAATCTGTCTCAGAAATGTTTTAGAAATGTTTCTGACTTGACAAACATCTCTTTTTATGATAATATTTAACATGTGCCCTGCTATCTCAAACGGAGAGAGAGCTCGACTGCTAATCGGGAGGTTCCGGGTTCGATCCCCGGGCAGGG
It encodes the following:
- a CDS encoding PQQ-binding-like beta-propeller repeat protein, encoding MFKKNLIVLGILGLSLIGILSSLTPEELQAQGLADSPWPMFHHDPTHTGRSSYNGPTTPIKKWEFTTGGIIESSPAIGTDGTIYVGSKDHKFYAINPDGIKKWEFITGDIAYPSPAIGSDGTIYMGSWDHKVYAINPDGTKKWEFPTGYWINSSPVIGTDGTIYVGSRDHKLYAIRPDGTEKWEFITGDEIVSSPAIGFDGTVYVGSRDDKLYVITSSTSCT